TGTGGCAGCGCATCGTCGTCGCCATCAAGCGCGACCCCTACGGCCGGACCGCGCGTCAGGTCGAGGAGGTGCTCTCGCACCGCGAGCCGGTCGGGGTGTCCAAGGCCCTCGACGAGGTGATCGTCCGCAGCCGTGAACATCTCGAGGCCAACGAGCGGGCCGAGGCGGCCCGGCACATCCGGATGCTGCTGGACCGCTCGGGGCTGTCCGAGCAGGAGTTCGCGTCCCGGATCGGGGTGCCCGCCGAGGATTTCAAGGTCTATCTCAGCGGGGAGACGAGTCCGCCGGCGTCGCTGATGATCCGGATGCGCCGACTGTCCGATCGCTTCGCCAAGAACCGTTCGCCGCGGTCGGGAGGCTGAAGTGGAGCTGGCCCAGATCGTGCGCGAAACGCAGACCATCGCAGTGGTCGGCGCCTCGGCGAATCCGTCGCGCCCCAGCAACGACGTGTACCGCTATCTGCGGGCGACCGGCGACTACACGCTGTATCCGGTGAATCCGACGATCAGCGATCTCGACGGCGATCAGGCCTACGCGAGCCTCGCGGACCTGCCCGTCGTGCCCGACCTGGTGGACGTGTTCCGCCGCACCGAGGAACTGCCCGGCGTACTCGCCGAGGTACTGGCTCTGCCCACTCGGCCCAAGACTTTATGGCTGCAGGAGGGCCTGGTCGACGAACAGGTGGCCGCCGAGGCCCGCGCCGCCGGCATCGCCGTCGTGATGGACCGGTGCCTGAAGATCGAGCACGCGCGACTGCGGTAGGCGCCGCCCGGTCACGCCGCCGGGGCGTTGATGGGCGCGACGTCGACCACCAGCCAGCGATCGTCCGGCTTGGCCAGCGCCACCCGCAGCGCCAACACCGCCCGCCGGGGCTGCTGCCCCGGCGCGTTCTGGGTCGAGCGCAGCACCACCGCCACGCTGGCGGCGTCGGGACCCAGCACCTCCACCCCGGCCGAGACGGTCTGGGCCTGCGCCGAAATGTTCTTGCGGGCAAGGTCTTCGGTCGACTTGCCGAAGTTCGCCCGGAAGGCCTCGGCCTGCTCGGGGGCCATCAGTTCGGCCGCCCGGTCGATCGACGCCGACGGATCCTGCGGCGAGAACGTGGCCGTCGCCTCCGACACCGCGCTGGCCAGCCGCACCACCTCGGCCGAGTCCTGGTTGAGCCGCTCATCGGGCAGCGTCAGCCCGGTGTAGCCGACCACCACCGCCGCCCCCAGCGCCGCGGTCGCCAGTCCCACCGTCGTCAGCCGCAACCCGGCGGCGTCGTCGTCGGTGCCGACGGTGACCCCGTCGCGCCGCCACAGCACGGCGTTGACGGCCATCGCCTGCACGATCAGCAGACACAGGATCGAGCACACCGACACCCACCACAGCGGCCAACCGAGAAAAACCCCGATCAGCAGCAGGCCCGCGATGGCCGCCAGTGGCGCGAGCAGGTCGAAGGCGACCACCCGGAGCAGGTTCCTCATCGCAGGGACTCCAACTGCGAGATCAACAACTGTCCGTCCACCTCGGAGACCCCCAACCGAAGATTCCAGCGCACCGTCTGCGGCTGCCCGCCCACGTTCTCGCTGACCGACGAGGCGATCACCAGCACGTGGTCGGTGCGCGCCGACATCTCGGGCGGCAGTGGCGAAGCCGGTGGCGGCGAACCCGGCTCCCGGTCGAGGTCGTTGTGGATCGACTCGAACGCCACCGACTCGATCCGGCCGGTGGTGCGCGCTTGCAGGGTCTGGACCACCTCGCGGTACGGCCGCACCGCGGAGTCGAAGTCGGAGTTCAACTGACCCACGGTGCCCTCCTGCAGGGTCTGCAGGCTGGCGTCGACGTTGTCGGTGTTCAGGTTGATCAACACGTTGGTCCAGTCCACGGCCGCCTGCATGACGCGGGTGCGGTGGTCCAGTTCGTGGTCGTGGTCGCGATGCCCGGACCAGATCATCGTCGCGAGCACCGCGGCGATGACGGCCACCACCGCCAGCACCGCGGCGGCGATCCCATAGCCGGAGATGGCGGGACCGGCGGCAGCGGCGTCGTCGACCGCGTCTTCGGCGGCAGTATCCCCAGTCGGCATGGGCGTGAGGGTACCTGCTGGCGCATCGGGAATCGCCGCCGCCGGTTTCTGGTAAGGATGGCAGGGTGACGGTAGAAGCTATTCGCTCGGGTCTGGACCTGAGCCATGTCGATGACCAGGCCCGCCCGCAGGATGATCTGTTCGGCCACGTCAACGGACGCTGGTTGAGCGACTACGCCATCCCGGCCGACCGGGCCACCGACGGCGCCTTCCGGGCCCTGTATGACCGCGCCGAGGAGCAGGTCCGCGACCTGATCACCGAGGCCGCGGCCGCGAACGCGGCCGC
This DNA window, taken from Mycolicibacterium sp. MU0050, encodes the following:
- a CDS encoding XRE family transcriptional regulator, which translates into the protein MTLAARDTGNPRPDRLREPAARGRRPEDRPVEFWPTSAIRSALHKGDITVWQRIVVAIKRDPYGRTARQVEEVLSHREPVGVSKALDEVIVRSREHLEANERAEAARHIRMLLDRSGLSEQEFASRIGVPAEDFKVYLSGETSPPASLMIRMRRLSDRFAKNRSPRSGG
- a CDS encoding CoA-binding protein, with translation MELAQIVRETQTIAVVGASANPSRPSNDVYRYLRATGDYTLYPVNPTISDLDGDQAYASLADLPVVPDLVDVFRRTEELPGVLAEVLALPTRPKTLWLQEGLVDEQVAAEARAAGIAVVMDRCLKIEHARLR